One Actinomyces respiraculi DNA window includes the following coding sequences:
- a CDS encoding Fic family protein — translation MAAREASAVAAIARFDQDSGAALLPYTALLLRSESSASSRIERLTSSARKVIEEESFGGIGGNARAVVANTRAMREALAHDGALSTGSLLRMHEALLRPHAPDVAGRLRDEPIWIGGGEHAPVDALFVPPVHTRVPGALDDLIAFTVRTDLPPLTRAAIAHAQLETIHPFADGNGRTGRALIHVLLRQSGLGVYAPLPISAVLLADTSTYFHALDAYREGRCEAVIDLVVDAAQEAADLGLRAGTSLRAVHEHWETLITSRTGTPDRSIVRLLLSQPVLDVATTARELGVSEQAARRAFSRLESAGVVVGYQVARGRRAWRAPDVLDLMDDVTAGLRRPREPCPAGGARATAARGR, via the coding sequence ATGGCGGCCAGGGAGGCCTCGGCGGTCGCCGCTATCGCGCGCTTCGACCAGGACTCGGGAGCCGCGCTCCTGCCCTACACAGCCCTGCTGCTGCGCAGCGAGTCATCCGCCTCGTCCCGGATCGAGAGACTCACCTCCTCCGCCAGGAAGGTCATTGAGGAGGAGTCCTTCGGCGGGATCGGGGGCAACGCCAGGGCCGTCGTCGCCAACACCCGAGCCATGCGAGAGGCGCTGGCGCACGACGGAGCGCTCAGCACGGGCTCGCTCCTGCGCATGCACGAGGCCCTGCTTCGTCCCCATGCCCCTGACGTCGCCGGGCGGCTGCGTGACGAACCCATATGGATCGGCGGCGGCGAGCACGCACCCGTCGACGCACTGTTCGTCCCGCCCGTCCACACTCGGGTCCCTGGCGCCCTCGACGACCTCATCGCCTTCACCGTGCGCACCGACCTCCCGCCCCTCACGCGTGCCGCCATCGCCCACGCCCAGCTCGAGACCATCCACCCCTTCGCCGACGGCAACGGACGCACGGGGCGGGCCCTCATCCACGTGCTCCTGCGGCAGTCGGGGCTGGGGGTCTATGCGCCCCTGCCCATCTCCGCGGTCCTCCTGGCAGACACGAGCACCTACTTCCACGCCCTCGACGCCTACCGTGAGGGCCGTTGCGAGGCGGTCATCGATCTCGTCGTCGACGCCGCCCAGGAGGCGGCCGACCTCGGCCTCAGGGCCGGGACGTCCCTGCGCGCCGTCCACGAGCACTGGGAGACGCTCATCACCTCTCGTACCGGTACTCCCGACAGGTCGATCGTCCGTCTGCTCCTCAGCCAGCCGGTGCTCGACGTCGCCACGACCGCACGCGAGCTGGGCGTCAGCGAGCAGGCCGCTCGGCGAGCCTTCTCCCGGCTCGAGAGCGCGGGCGTCGTCGTCGGCTACCAGGTGGCGCGGGGCCGTCGGGCGTGGCGGGCGCCGGACGTCCTCGATCTCATGGACGACGTCACCGCGGGCCTGCGCCGCCCCCGTGAGCCCTGCCCGGCGGGCGGGGCCCGCGCCACCGCGGCGCGGGGGAGATGA
- the trmB gene encoding tRNA (guanosine(46)-N7)-methyltransferase TrmB yields MAQVHPLQSHAIHSRVRSYSRAGGRLTQAQRQALAEHGPAYVVDVPRADAIRTVDAGFRLDPAAALGHLGQARPVVVEVGSGGGEAVLSAAAANPGTDYLAVEVWETAIARIVREAARAGLRNLKVVPADASQLLATALPVASVSEVWVFFPDPWRKPRHRKRRLVNEAFADAVARVLRPGGVWRLATDWADYAWQMRDVLEAASALPEGLETDQTRPYFRYDDAGARAELGAASAEPGSRGNGPDPGSPSGVLGGWSERFEGRGLTRFEQRGIDAGRTIRDLTAVRTEEAWVPRRRQPVLEQIDDRTATQAPAAWRSAAGGHV; encoded by the coding sequence ATGGCCCAGGTCCACCCGTTGCAGTCGCACGCCATACACTCGCGCGTGCGCTCCTACTCGCGCGCCGGCGGGCGCCTGACGCAGGCGCAGAGGCAGGCGCTGGCCGAGCACGGTCCCGCCTACGTCGTCGACGTGCCCCGGGCCGACGCCATCCGCACCGTGGACGCCGGCTTCCGGCTCGACCCCGCGGCCGCCCTGGGCCACCTCGGCCAGGCCCGCCCCGTCGTCGTCGAGGTCGGCTCCGGCGGCGGCGAGGCGGTGCTCTCGGCCGCCGCCGCGAACCCGGGCACGGACTACCTGGCCGTCGAAGTGTGGGAGACGGCGATCGCCAGGATCGTGCGCGAGGCGGCCCGGGCGGGGCTGCGCAACCTCAAGGTGGTGCCGGCCGACGCCTCCCAGCTGCTGGCCACCGCGCTGCCCGTGGCGAGTGTGAGCGAGGTGTGGGTCTTCTTCCCCGACCCCTGGCGCAAGCCGCGCCACCGCAAGCGCCGCCTCGTCAACGAGGCTTTCGCGGACGCAGTGGCGCGTGTGCTGCGCCCGGGCGGCGTGTGGCGCCTGGCCACCGACTGGGCGGACTACGCCTGGCAGATGCGCGACGTCCTCGAGGCAGCCTCCGCCCTGCCCGAAGGGTTGGAGACCGACCAGACCCGCCCCTACTTCAGGTACGACGACGCCGGGGCCCGGGCCGAGCTCGGAGCGGCCAGTGCCGAACCGGGCTCGCGGGGCAACGGGCCGGACCCCGGCTCGCCGTCGGGCGTCCTGGGCGGCTGGTCCGAACGCTTCGAGGGCCGGGGCCTCACCCGTTTCGAGCAGCGCGGCATCGACGCCGGGCGCACGATCCGTGACCTGACCGCCGTGCGCACCGAGGAGGCCTGGGTGCCGCGCCGCCGCCAGCCGGTGCTTGAGCAGATCGATGACCGGACAGCCACCCAGGCCCCGGCCGCCTGGCGGAGCGCGGCGGGCGGGCACGTGTGA
- the lepA gene encoding translation elongation factor 4, which yields MSPIPTPEQAATVTPAATAPELLRNFSIIAHIDHGKSTLADRMLQATGVVQPRDMRAQYLDRMDIERERGITIKSQAVRMPWTVGTGDAARTYALNMIDTPGHVDFSYEVNRSLAACEGAVLLVDAAQGVQAQTLANLYMAIEGDLTLIPVLNKIDLPAAEPEKYAREIASIIGCDPEDVLRVSGKTGDGVPELLDRIVETVPAPAGEPTGPARAMIFDSVYDTYRGVVTYVRVVDGALRPRERIEMLSTGAVHDLLEIGVISPEPQPSTGLGAGEVGYLITGVKDVRQSKVGDTVTTAQDPATEPLEGYQDPKPMVFSGLFPVDGSDFPNLRDALDKLKLNDAALTYEPETSVALGFGFRCGYLGLLHLEIIRERLEREFNLDIISTAPSVVYQVTMEDRSTHTVTNPSEFPEGKVVDVREPVVSATILTPSEFVGTVMELCQSRRGTMTGMDYLSEERVEMHYTLPLAEIVFDFFDALKSRTRGYASLDYDMDGEQSADLVKVDILLNGDKVDAFSAIVHKDAAYSYGLMMTKRLKELIPRQQFEVPVQAAVGSRIISRETIRALRKDMLAKCYGGDISRKRKLLEKQKEGKKRMKAIGRVEVPQEAFIAALGADTPTGKDK from the coding sequence GTGTCACCGATCCCCACGCCCGAGCAGGCCGCCACCGTTACCCCTGCGGCCACCGCGCCCGAGCTGCTGCGGAACTTCTCGATCATTGCGCACATCGACCACGGCAAGTCGACCCTGGCGGACCGCATGCTGCAGGCCACCGGTGTCGTCCAGCCCCGAGACATGCGCGCCCAGTACCTCGACCGCATGGACATCGAGCGCGAGCGCGGCATCACCATCAAGTCGCAGGCCGTGCGCATGCCCTGGACCGTCGGCACCGGGGATGCGGCGCGCACCTACGCGCTCAACATGATCGACACCCCGGGGCACGTCGACTTCTCCTACGAGGTCAACCGCTCCCTGGCCGCCTGCGAGGGCGCCGTCCTGCTCGTTGACGCCGCCCAGGGCGTCCAGGCCCAGACGCTGGCCAACCTCTACATGGCCATCGAGGGTGACCTCACCCTCATCCCGGTGCTCAACAAGATCGACCTGCCGGCGGCGGAGCCGGAGAAGTACGCGCGCGAGATCGCCTCGATCATCGGCTGCGACCCCGAGGACGTCCTGCGGGTCTCCGGCAAGACCGGCGACGGCGTGCCCGAGCTGCTGGACCGCATCGTCGAGACTGTCCCCGCGCCCGCGGGGGAGCCGACGGGCCCGGCCCGCGCCATGATCTTCGACTCCGTGTACGACACCTACCGCGGCGTCGTCACCTACGTGCGCGTCGTCGACGGCGCCTTGCGGCCCCGTGAGCGCATCGAGATGCTCTCGACCGGCGCTGTGCACGACCTGCTGGAGATCGGCGTCATCAGCCCCGAGCCGCAGCCCTCCACGGGCCTGGGCGCGGGCGAGGTCGGCTACCTCATCACGGGCGTCAAGGACGTACGCCAGTCAAAGGTCGGTGACACGGTCACCACGGCCCAGGACCCCGCCACCGAGCCGCTCGAGGGCTACCAGGACCCCAAGCCCATGGTCTTCTCCGGCCTGTTCCCCGTGGACGGCTCGGACTTCCCGAACCTGCGCGACGCCCTGGACAAGCTCAAGCTCAACGACGCCGCTCTGACCTATGAGCCCGAGACCTCCGTGGCGCTGGGCTTCGGCTTCCGCTGCGGCTACCTCGGCCTGCTGCACCTGGAGATCATCCGCGAGCGCCTGGAGCGCGAGTTCAACCTCGACATCATCTCCACCGCCCCCTCGGTGGTGTACCAGGTGACGATGGAGGACCGCAGCACCCACACGGTCACCAACCCCTCGGAGTTCCCCGAGGGCAAGGTGGTGGACGTGCGCGAGCCGGTCGTCTCCGCCACGATCCTGACCCCCAGCGAGTTCGTGGGCACGGTGATGGAGCTGTGCCAGTCGCGCCGCGGCACGATGACGGGCATGGACTACCTGTCCGAGGAGCGCGTGGAGATGCACTACACGCTGCCGCTGGCGGAGATCGTCTTCGACTTCTTCGACGCGCTGAAGTCGCGCACCCGCGGCTACGCCTCGCTCGACTACGACATGGACGGCGAGCAGAGCGCCGACCTGGTCAAGGTGGACATCCTGCTCAACGGGGACAAGGTGGACGCCTTCAGCGCCATCGTCCACAAGGACGCCGCATACTCCTACGGCCTGATGATGACCAAGCGCCTCAAAGAGCTCATCCCGCGCCAGCAGTTCGAGGTCCCGGTGCAGGCCGCTGTGGGCTCGCGCATCATCTCGCGTGAGACGATCCGCGCCCTGCGCAAGGACATGCTCGCCAAGTGCTACGGCGGTGACATCTCCCGCAAGCGCAAGCTGCTGGAGAAGCAGAAGGAGGGCAAGAAGCGCATGAAGGCCATCGGCCGCGTGGAGGTCCCCCAGGAGGCCTTCATCGCCGCCCTCGGGGCGGACACCCCCACCGGTAAGGACAAGTGA
- the hemH gene encoding ferrochelatase, giving the protein MAPDADARPLDPRPALVIANLGTPATPTAKDVRPYLREFLSDRRVVEMHPLLWRPILETMVLIRRPADSAAKYRTVWREGMEHTRSGSPLMHYTERQVALVQEALGDDVVVRVAMRYGDPGVQDVMRELMDSGHRRIALLPAYPQYSASSQAPVIDEAMRFMLASRNQPELRTVRSFPVNETYIEALAAPIEAHWAEHGRPDPSRGEHLLCSFHSIPAAMHAAGDPYRSECEATVAALAERLGVTVSQDNGDDGALVLTTFQSVFGRSEWIGPATIDTVEALGRAGCPRLDVICPGFMSDCLETLEEIDQLNRETFTEAGGGTFTYLRWGNDSEGCAQTLIEQARGLLAGWL; this is encoded by the coding sequence GTGGCCCCCGACGCCGACGCACGTCCACTCGACCCGCGCCCCGCGCTCGTCATCGCCAACCTCGGCACCCCGGCAACCCCCACCGCCAAGGACGTGCGCCCGTACCTGCGCGAGTTCCTCTCCGACCGCCGCGTCGTCGAGATGCACCCCCTCCTGTGGCGCCCCATCCTCGAGACGATGGTCCTCATCCGCCGCCCCGCGGACTCCGCCGCCAAGTACCGCACCGTCTGGCGCGAAGGGATGGAGCACACCCGCTCCGGCAGCCCCCTCATGCACTACACCGAGCGGCAGGTCGCACTCGTCCAGGAGGCCCTGGGAGACGACGTCGTCGTGCGCGTGGCCATGCGCTACGGCGATCCCGGCGTCCAGGACGTCATGCGTGAGCTCATGGACTCGGGCCACCGCCGCATCGCCCTTCTGCCCGCCTACCCCCAGTACTCCGCCTCCAGCCAGGCGCCCGTCATCGACGAGGCCATGCGCTTCATGCTCGCCTCACGCAACCAGCCCGAGCTGCGCACCGTGCGCTCCTTCCCCGTCAACGAGACCTACATCGAGGCCCTGGCCGCCCCCATCGAGGCCCACTGGGCCGAGCACGGACGCCCCGACCCCTCGCGCGGGGAGCACCTGCTGTGCTCCTTCCACTCCATCCCCGCCGCCATGCACGCGGCCGGCGACCCCTACCGCTCCGAGTGCGAGGCCACCGTCGCCGCCCTCGCTGAGCGCCTGGGCGTCACCGTCAGCCAGGACAACGGGGACGACGGCGCTCTCGTGCTCACCACCTTCCAGTCCGTCTTCGGGCGCTCGGAGTGGATCGGCCCCGCCACCATCGACACCGTCGAGGCGCTGGGGCGGGCGGGTTGTCCGCGCCTGGACGTCATCTGCCCCGGCTTCATGAGCGACTGCCTGGAGACCCTGGAGGAGATCGACCAGCTCAACCGCGAGACCTTCACCGAGGCCGGCGGCGGCACCTTCACCTACCTGCGCTGGGGCAACGATTCCGAGGGCTGCGCCCAGACCCTCATCGAGCAGGCACGAGGGCTCCTGGCCGGCTGGCTCTGA
- a CDS encoding DUF3097 domain-containing protein has protein sequence MTPLERRRAEAAPSARPTTSDRYGGDVLRTDPHRVGPHAVRPESVHVPVSHGLVVEDRQTGFVGAAVAVEKSGGRHVVVLEDRHGTRRGFPLGPGFWIDGRPVILDPPVTRPTAPTGPVSAAGRRLTASGSYAVERGPARVARASRIWVEGRHDAELVEKVWGDDLRHEGVVVLMLDGVDHLEEVMASFGPSPERRAGVLVDHLVPDSKESRIAERVRAMPGGDNVLVLGHPYVDVWQAVRPERLGLRAWPHVPRGTDIKRGTLEVLGWPHADQADVARGWQRILATVRNYKDLEPSLLGRMEELIDFVTAPGTC, from the coding sequence ATGACCCCACTGGAGCGGCGCCGGGCCGAGGCTGCCCCGTCCGCTCGACCCACGACGTCGGACCGCTATGGCGGGGACGTACTGCGCACCGACCCCCACCGGGTGGGGCCCCATGCGGTGCGCCCCGAGTCCGTCCACGTGCCTGTCAGCCACGGGCTCGTCGTCGAGGACCGCCAGACCGGCTTCGTCGGCGCCGCCGTCGCCGTCGAGAAGTCCGGTGGCCGCCACGTCGTCGTCCTCGAGGACCGTCACGGCACCCGCCGGGGCTTCCCCCTGGGCCCCGGCTTCTGGATCGATGGACGGCCCGTCATCCTCGACCCGCCCGTCACCCGTCCGACGGCGCCCACCGGCCCCGTCAGCGCCGCCGGCAGGAGGCTCACGGCCTCCGGCTCCTACGCGGTCGAGCGCGGCCCGGCGAGGGTCGCGCGGGCCTCACGCATCTGGGTCGAGGGCCGCCACGACGCCGAGCTCGTGGAGAAGGTGTGGGGTGATGACCTGCGCCACGAGGGCGTCGTCGTGCTCATGCTCGACGGCGTCGACCACCTCGAGGAGGTCATGGCCTCCTTCGGCCCCTCCCCCGAGCGCCGTGCCGGCGTGCTCGTCGACCACCTCGTGCCCGACTCCAAGGAGTCGCGCATCGCCGAGCGCGTGCGCGCCATGCCCGGCGGGGACAACGTGTTGGTCCTAGGCCACCCTTACGTGGACGTGTGGCAGGCGGTCCGGCCTGAGCGCCTGGGGTTGCGGGCGTGGCCGCACGTGCCGCGCGGCACCGACATCAAGCGCGGCACTCTTGAGGTCCTTGGCTGGCCGCACGCGGACCAGGCCGACGTCGCCCGCGGCTGGCAGCGCATCCTCGCCACCGTGCGCAACTACAAGGATCTTGAGCCGAGCCTGCTGGGGCGCATGGAGGAGCTCATCGACTTCGTCACCGCCCCGGGCACCTGCTGA
- a CDS encoding sodium:proton antiporter, with product MHLQWWSILPFAAMLASIAVLPLVPRTAHWWEKQSSQLAVALLLGLPVAVWMWFALGWQAVFASVVEYGQFIALLLALFIVSGGIFLKGDIEATPRNNTLFLAVGGVLASFIGTTGAAMLLIRPLLNTNQERRYRVHTVLFTIFVVANCGGLLTPLGDPPLFLGFLRGVPFTWTFSLVWEWAFVLAMMLAAYFALDSYYYAQEPASAVREDREDIEPLGLRGASNLVWFVVIIGAVALTPSVDVEAIEAGHATLTDWVPLREIIMLAAAWCSYRFGDKRARFEDNQFEWGPIAEVATLFIGIFLTMIPALHYLDQVAGSLPLNEITFFVFTGGLSSVLDNAPTYATFFEMAGQVAHPGGATVAGVPETYLVSISLGAVLCGALTYIGNGPNFMVKSVAEGRGVEMPSFGGYVAKSFTYLAPVLAAMVCLFIAEPLWAKALGSLIVALLLGNNVRLLAHARRLKLQDS from the coding sequence GTGCACCTGCAGTGGTGGTCCATCCTGCCTTTTGCCGCAATGCTCGCGTCTATCGCGGTCCTGCCGCTTGTGCCCAGGACCGCCCACTGGTGGGAGAAGCAGTCCAGCCAGCTCGCCGTCGCCCTCCTGCTGGGCCTGCCCGTGGCCGTGTGGATGTGGTTCGCCCTCGGCTGGCAGGCGGTCTTCGCCTCCGTCGTCGAGTACGGGCAGTTCATCGCCCTGCTGCTCGCCCTCTTCATCGTCTCCGGCGGCATCTTCCTCAAGGGAGACATCGAGGCCACCCCGCGCAACAACACTCTCTTCCTCGCCGTCGGTGGCGTGCTCGCCTCCTTCATCGGCACCACGGGCGCGGCCATGCTCCTCATCCGGCCCCTGCTCAACACCAACCAGGAGCGCCGCTACCGCGTGCACACCGTGCTGTTCACGATCTTCGTCGTCGCCAACTGCGGAGGTCTGCTCACCCCGCTGGGGGACCCGCCGCTCTTCCTCGGCTTCCTGCGCGGCGTCCCCTTCACCTGGACCTTCAGCCTCGTGTGGGAGTGGGCCTTCGTCCTGGCCATGATGCTCGCCGCCTACTTCGCCCTCGACTCCTACTACTACGCCCAGGAGCCCGCCTCCGCCGTGCGTGAGGACCGCGAGGACATCGAGCCCCTCGGCCTTCGCGGTGCCAGCAACCTCGTGTGGTTCGTCGTCATTATCGGCGCTGTCGCCCTGACTCCGTCCGTCGACGTTGAGGCCATCGAGGCCGGACACGCCACCCTCACCGACTGGGTGCCGCTACGCGAGATCATCATGCTCGCCGCCGCCTGGTGCTCCTACCGCTTCGGGGACAAGCGCGCCCGCTTCGAGGACAACCAGTTCGAGTGGGGCCCCATTGCCGAGGTCGCCACCCTGTTCATCGGCATCTTCCTGACGATGATCCCGGCCCTGCACTACCTCGACCAGGTCGCCGGCTCCCTGCCGCTGAACGAGATCACCTTCTTCGTCTTCACCGGGGGCCTGTCCTCAGTGCTCGACAACGCCCCCACCTACGCGACCTTCTTCGAGATGGCCGGGCAGGTTGCCCACCCGGGCGGTGCGACGGTGGCAGGCGTGCCCGAGACCTATCTCGTGTCCATCTCGCTGGGTGCGGTGCTGTGCGGGGCGCTGACCTACATCGGCAATGGCCCCAACTTCATGGTCAAGTCCGTCGCCGAGGGCCGTGGGGTCGAGATGCCCTCCTTCGGTGGCTACGTCGCCAAGTCCTTCACCTACCTGGCGCCCGTGCTCGCCGCCATGGTGTGCCTGTTCATCGCCGAGCCGCTGTGGGCCAAGGCCCTAGGCTCCCTCATCGTCGCCCTCCTGCTGGGCAACAACGTCCGACTGCTCGCTCACGCCCGCCGCCTTAAGCTCCAAGACTCCTAA
- the hemW gene encoding radical SAM family heme chaperone HemW produces MSPRQPDGEPLPGAGDLPAQVLAPAPDGSARPFSVYLHVPYCRVRCGYCDFNTYTNLNMGGGASASDYVSTLAGELRLAREAMDRAGLPKRAAQTVFLGGGTPTMLPAGDLARMVALVRSTWGLAEDAEVTTEANPETVDERYLVALAEAGFTRVSFGMQSAVPHVLATLDRTHTPERVPLVVEWARRAGLSTSLDLIYGTPGESMEDWARSLEAAVLTGPDHISAYALVIEEGTRMWAQVRRGELEMPQDDDEATKYEMADAALAAAGYEWYEISNWARPGAQCRHNRAYWQDWDWYGAGPGAHSHFGDVRMWGLKAPVAWAAQVAAGCLPVAGHEVVDAEARELERVMLGIRLREGIALDALARPGEATTSDGTPRRLVPVVARLVGQGLLEAAPALRGRAVLTLRGRLMADHVTGCLVGQ; encoded by the coding sequence GTGAGCCCGCGCCAGCCCGACGGCGAGCCCCTGCCAGGGGCGGGCGACCTGCCCGCCCAGGTCCTGGCCCCGGCGCCCGACGGGAGCGCGCGGCCCTTCTCGGTGTACCTGCACGTGCCCTACTGCCGGGTGCGCTGCGGCTACTGCGACTTCAACACGTACACGAACCTCAACATGGGCGGCGGGGCGTCGGCGTCGGACTACGTGAGCACCCTGGCGGGCGAGCTGCGCCTGGCGCGCGAGGCGATGGACCGGGCGGGCCTGCCGAAGCGTGCCGCACAGACGGTGTTCCTCGGCGGGGGCACGCCCACGATGCTTCCGGCCGGCGACCTGGCGCGGATGGTCGCCCTTGTGCGCTCCACCTGGGGGCTGGCCGAGGACGCGGAGGTGACGACCGAGGCCAACCCGGAGACCGTCGACGAGCGCTACCTGGTGGCGCTGGCCGAGGCGGGTTTCACACGCGTGTCCTTCGGGATGCAGTCGGCTGTGCCCCATGTGCTGGCGACGCTGGACAGGACGCACACGCCCGAGCGGGTGCCGCTCGTCGTCGAGTGGGCGCGCAGGGCGGGGCTGTCGACGAGCCTCGACCTCATCTACGGCACGCCGGGGGAGTCCATGGAGGACTGGGCCCGGAGCCTGGAGGCGGCGGTGCTCACCGGGCCGGACCACATCAGCGCCTACGCCCTCGTCATCGAGGAGGGCACGCGGATGTGGGCCCAGGTGCGTCGCGGCGAGCTGGAGATGCCGCAGGACGACGACGAGGCCACGAAGTACGAGATGGCGGACGCCGCCCTGGCCGCCGCCGGGTACGAGTGGTACGAGATCTCCAACTGGGCCAGACCCGGGGCGCAGTGCCGCCACAACCGGGCGTACTGGCAGGACTGGGACTGGTACGGCGCGGGGCCCGGGGCGCACTCGCACTTCGGTGACGTGCGCATGTGGGGCCTCAAGGCTCCGGTGGCCTGGGCCGCGCAGGTTGCCGCGGGGTGCCTGCCGGTGGCCGGGCACGAGGTCGTCGACGCCGAGGCGCGCGAGCTCGAGCGGGTCATGCTCGGCATCCGCCTGCGCGAGGGGATCGCGCTGGACGCTCTGGCGCGCCCCGGTGAGGCGACGACGTCGGACGGCACGCCCCGGCGGCTCGTGCCCGTGGTGGCGCGCCTCGTGGGGCAGGGGCTGCTCGAGGCGGCGCCCGCTCTGCGCGGGCGCGCCGTGCTTACCCTGCGCGGTCGGCTCATGGCGGATCACGTCACCGGCTGCCTCGTCGGGCAGTGA
- a CDS encoding LytR/AlgR family response regulator transcription factor, with amino-acid sequence MAGLLIGVVEDDARHARVITDYLERFAAERDLELRTRLFPDGDQLLRSYRPEYDILLLDIQMAGTDGLDTARQIRRRDPSVIIIFITSAPQYAINGYEVSALGYLLKPVPYSSFAQEMSRALESLGRRERRSLTVRDSSGVQRVPMADIVYLESVGHRLDIHLTSRVISLTGTLKEMEPLLVPHGFYRSNSCYIVNLAHVMRVHDQESVMSTGQGLRISRPRKKGFIEALTEHLAGADP; translated from the coding sequence GTGGCGGGCCTGCTGATCGGCGTCGTCGAGGACGACGCGAGGCACGCGCGCGTCATCACCGACTACCTCGAGCGCTTCGCCGCCGAGCGGGACCTGGAGCTGCGCACCCGTCTGTTCCCCGACGGCGACCAGCTCCTGCGCTCCTACCGCCCCGAGTACGACATCCTCCTGCTCGACATCCAGATGGCGGGCACGGACGGCCTGGACACCGCCCGCCAGATCCGACGCCGAGACCCCAGCGTCATCATCATCTTCATCACCTCCGCCCCCCAGTACGCCATCAACGGCTATGAGGTCTCCGCCCTGGGCTACCTCCTCAAGCCCGTGCCCTATTCCTCCTTCGCCCAGGAGATGTCGCGGGCGCTGGAGTCGCTGGGCCGGCGCGAGCGGCGCAGCCTCACCGTGCGCGACTCCTCGGGCGTGCAGCGCGTGCCCATGGCTGACATCGTCTACCTGGAGTCCGTCGGCCACCGCCTCGACATCCACCTGACCTCACGGGTCATCTCCCTGACCGGGACCCTGAAGGAGATGGAGCCGCTGCTTGTCCCGCACGGCTTCTACCGCTCGAACTCCTGCTACATCGTCAACCTCGCCCACGTCATGCGGGTGCACGACCAGGAGTCGGTCATGAGCACCGGGCAGGGACTGCGCATCTCGCGCCCACGCAAGAAGGGCTTCATAGAGGCCTTGACCGAGCACCTTGCCGGGGCGGACCCATGA
- a CDS encoding sensor histidine kinase, producing MSEELPDIPRLWTAAAEWGACLVYVLAAWRATDPARRAVVVLGTALPVIALYQLLAGTLPMWAWLPAMVGAVGLMWLVLHLALGGSVRRSTYLVVRAFVVAELVASLQWQLSLSTIAAPASSFALAVATMVVFDTLMLGLLLAIERRQMHSDPSPTPVDVAVSTAIAAITFALSNLSFVSTATPFSGRLGREIFYIRTLVDLCGYVVLYAQRETARQTSAARELATSRALLRSQYDQYLASKRAMDVVNRKYHDLRNLVTAIRGEEDPQVRRDQLDELEASVRPYAAFVRSGNPVLDVILTDKGQVCAEREVTLRMMADGAALAFLSPMDMAAILGNGLDNAIEAAVRVAAPEDRVIRLDIRRRRGFVVIEIENPLVGAAVSGVSRDGLFATTKEDTSQHGFGLASIRQAAARYDGEMSASPTGHGTFRLRVLLPVPESASPTSAAPPVK from the coding sequence ATGAGCGAGGAGCTGCCCGACATCCCCCGGCTGTGGACAGCGGCGGCCGAGTGGGGCGCCTGCCTCGTCTACGTGCTGGCCGCCTGGCGCGCCACGGACCCGGCCCGGCGGGCCGTCGTCGTCCTGGGCACCGCGCTGCCGGTCATCGCCCTCTACCAGCTCCTGGCCGGCACCCTGCCCATGTGGGCGTGGCTGCCGGCCATGGTGGGGGCGGTCGGCCTCATGTGGCTCGTCCTGCACCTCGCCCTGGGCGGCTCGGTGCGGCGCTCGACGTATCTGGTCGTACGGGCCTTCGTCGTCGCCGAGCTCGTAGCCTCCCTGCAGTGGCAGCTGAGCCTGTCCACCATCGCCGCCCCCGCGTCGTCATTCGCGCTCGCAGTCGCCACCATGGTCGTCTTCGACACCCTCATGCTGGGCCTGCTCCTGGCCATCGAGCGCCGCCAGATGCACTCGGACCCGTCCCCCACGCCGGTGGACGTGGCCGTCTCCACAGCGATCGCGGCGATCACCTTCGCCCTGTCCAACCTGTCCTTCGTGTCGACGGCGACCCCCTTCTCCGGGCGGCTGGGCCGCGAGATCTTCTACATCCGCACTCTCGTGGACCTGTGCGGCTACGTCGTGCTGTACGCCCAGCGGGAGACGGCGCGCCAGACCAGTGCCGCACGCGAGCTGGCCACCTCGCGTGCGCTGCTGCGCTCGCAGTACGACCAGTACCTGGCCTCCAAGCGGGCGATGGACGTCGTCAACCGCAAGTACCACGACCTGCGCAACCTGGTGACGGCGATCCGGGGCGAGGAGGACCCTCAGGTGCGCCGCGACCAGCTCGACGAGCTCGAGGCCAGTGTGCGCCCCTACGCGGCCTTCGTCCGCTCAGGCAACCCGGTCCTTGATGTCATCCTCACCGACAAGGGGCAGGTCTGCGCCGAGCGGGAGGTGACGCTGAGGATGATGGCCGACGGCGCCGCCCTGGCCTTCCTGTCACCCATGGACATGGCGGCGATCCTCGGCAACGGGCTCGACAACGCCATCGAGGCCGCCGTGAGGGTCGCAGCGCCCGAGGACCGCGTCATCCGTCTCGATATCCGACGACGTCGGGGCTTCGTTGTCATCGAGATCGAGAACCCACTGGTTGGCGCCGCTGTGAGCGGTGTGAGCAGGGACGGGCTGTTCGCCACGACGAAGGAGGACACATCCCAGCACGGCTTCGGCCTGGCCTCCATCCGTCAGGCGGCGGCCCGCTACGACGGCGAGATGAGTGCCTCGCCCACCGGCCACGGCACCTTCCGGCTGCGCGTGCTCCTGCCGGTGCCGGAGAGCGCCTCCCCCACGAGCGCTGCTCCCCCGGTCAAGTGA